A portion of the Pseudomonas koreensis genome contains these proteins:
- a CDS encoding zinc ABC transporter substrate-binding protein, translated as MSRLFSVFVAFVAVFLLTGTAQAEVKVLTSIKPLQLIAAAVQDGVAIPEVLLPPGASPHNYALRPSDVRKVQSVDLLYWIGPDMEGFLPRVLNGRSLPSVAVQDLPGLKLRHFGADNHSHAEEADEHDHDHRPGSLDAHLWLSPVNARVIADKMAADLSAADPANAQRYQSNAKAFDERLDALDLRLKKRLANVEGKPYFVFHEAFDYFEDAYGLKHAGVFAVAAEVQPGAQHVAAMRQRLQEVGKTCVFSEPPLRPRLAETLVAGLPVKLAELDALGGYTPATAQGYEQVLEKLGNDLAGCLESL; from the coding sequence GTGTCCCGACTTTTTTCTGTTTTTGTGGCCTTTGTTGCCGTTTTTCTGCTGACCGGTACGGCTCAGGCCGAGGTCAAAGTCCTCACCAGCATCAAACCGTTGCAGCTGATTGCCGCTGCCGTGCAGGACGGCGTGGCGATTCCCGAGGTGCTGTTGCCACCGGGCGCCTCGCCGCACAATTACGCCCTGCGCCCCTCCGACGTACGGAAGGTGCAGTCGGTCGATCTGCTTTACTGGATCGGCCCGGACATGGAAGGCTTCCTCCCGCGGGTGCTCAACGGTCGCAGCCTGCCGAGTGTCGCGGTGCAGGATCTGCCGGGGCTGAAATTGCGCCATTTCGGCGCAGACAACCATTCCCATGCCGAAGAAGCCGACGAGCATGATCACGATCATCGCCCCGGCTCGCTGGATGCGCACTTGTGGCTTTCGCCGGTCAATGCGCGGGTAATCGCCGACAAAATGGCCGCCGACCTCAGCGCCGCCGACCCGGCCAATGCCCAGCGTTATCAGAGCAACGCCAAAGCCTTCGATGAACGTCTGGATGCGCTGGATCTGCGCTTGAAGAAGCGCCTGGCCAATGTCGAAGGCAAGCCGTATTTCGTCTTTCACGAGGCCTTTGATTATTTCGAAGACGCTTATGGCCTGAAGCACGCCGGGGTCTTCGCCGTCGCTGCTGAAGTGCAGCCCGGCGCTCAGCATGTGGCGGCGATGCGCCAGCGCTTGCAGGAAGTGGGCAAGACCTGTGTGTTCAGCGAACCGCCGTTGCGTCCGCGTCTGGCGGAAACGCTGGTGGCTGGCCTGCCGGTGAAGCTGGCGGAACTGGATGCGTTGGGCGGGTACACCCCGGCGACGGCTCAGGGCTATGAGCAGGTGTTGGAAAAGTTGGGCAATGATTTGGCGGGATGCCTGGAGTCTCTGTAA
- a CDS encoding Fur family transcriptional regulator, with protein MPITPIASRPHDHSHCVHSALSEADTLCAQKGLRLTALRRRVLELVWQSHKPLGAYDILAVLSEQDGRRAAPPTVYRALDFLLENGLVHRISSLNAFVGCVHPEHAHQGQFLICRDCHAAIELEQKVISDAIISSAKDVGFIVEAQTVEVVGLCAGCQGA; from the coding sequence ATGCCTATTACACCGATTGCCAGCCGTCCCCACGACCACTCCCATTGCGTGCACAGCGCTCTGTCCGAGGCCGATACCTTGTGCGCGCAAAAAGGTTTGCGTCTGACCGCCCTGCGCCGCCGCGTGCTGGAACTGGTCTGGCAGAGCCACAAGCCGCTGGGTGCCTACGACATCCTCGCTGTGCTCAGCGAGCAGGACGGCCGCCGCGCCGCGCCGCCTACGGTGTACCGCGCACTGGATTTCCTCCTGGAAAACGGCCTGGTCCATCGCATCTCGTCGCTCAACGCCTTCGTTGGCTGCGTGCATCCTGAACACGCGCATCAGGGTCAGTTCCTGATCTGCCGCGACTGCCACGCCGCTATCGAACTCGAGCAAAAAGTGATCAGTGACGCGATCATCAGCAGCGCCAAAGACGTCGGATTCATCGTCGAAGCGCAGACGGTCGAAGTGGTCGGCCTGTGCGCCGGTTGCCAGGGGGCCTGA
- the znuC gene encoding zinc ABC transporter ATP-binding protein ZnuC, with the protein MSNALIRLEQVAVTFAGQTVLDNIELSVEPGQIVTLIGPNGAGKTTLVRAVLGLLKPNSGSVWRKPKLRVGYMPQKLHVDPTLPLSVLRFLRLVPGVDRPRALAALKEVGAEHVIDSPVQSVSGGEMQRVLLARALLREPELLVLDEPVQGVDVAGQAELYSLITRLRDRHGCGVLMVSHDLHLVMSTTDQVVCLNRHVCCSGHPEQVSGDPAFVELFGKNAPSLAIYHHHHDHAHDLHGSVVKGPLGGQPHVHGDGCKHG; encoded by the coding sequence ATGAGCAACGCGCTGATCCGTCTGGAGCAGGTCGCCGTCACGTTTGCCGGGCAGACTGTGCTGGACAACATCGAGCTGAGCGTCGAGCCGGGGCAGATCGTCACTCTGATCGGCCCCAACGGCGCCGGCAAGACCACGCTGGTGCGCGCCGTGCTCGGGCTGTTGAAGCCGAACAGCGGCAGCGTCTGGCGCAAGCCGAAGCTGCGCGTCGGCTACATGCCGCAGAAGCTGCACGTCGATCCGACCCTGCCGCTGTCAGTGCTGCGCTTTCTGCGCCTGGTGCCCGGCGTCGATCGTCCCCGCGCCTTGGCCGCGCTGAAGGAAGTCGGCGCCGAACACGTGATCGACAGCCCGGTGCAGAGCGTTTCCGGCGGCGAAATGCAGCGCGTGCTGCTGGCGCGGGCCCTGCTGCGTGAGCCGGAGCTGCTGGTGCTCGACGAACCGGTGCAGGGCGTCGACGTGGCTGGGCAGGCCGAGCTGTACAGCCTGATCACCCGTCTGCGCGACCGCCACGGTTGCGGCGTGCTGATGGTGTCCCACGATTTGCATCTGGTGATGAGCACCACCGATCAGGTGGTCTGCCTCAACCGTCACGTCTGCTGCTCCGGGCATCCCGAGCAGGTCAGCGGTGATCCGGCATTCGTCGAGCTGTTCGGCAAGAATGCGCCGAGCCTGGCGATCTATCACCACCATCACGACCACGCCCACGACCTGCACGGTTCGGTGGTCAAAGGCCCGCTGGGCGGGCAACCTCACGTTCATGGAGACGGCTGCAAGCATGGCTGA
- the znuB gene encoding zinc ABC transporter permease subunit ZnuB, translated as MADFLLYALLAGLALALVAGPLGSFVVWRRMAYFGDTLSHAALLGVALGFLLDVSPTVAVTVGCLLLAVLLVTLQQRQPLASDTLLGILAPSTLSLGLVVLSFMHEVRIDLMAYLFGDLLAISPSDLAWILGGTAAVLVLLVTLWRPLLAVTVHEELARVEGLPVAGLRLALMLLIAVVIAVAMKIVGVLLITSLLIIPAAAAQRHARSPEQMALGASLLGMLAVCGGLALSWFKDTPAGPSIVVTAAALFLLSFVLPRRGV; from the coding sequence ATGGCTGATTTTCTCTTGTATGCCCTGCTTGCAGGTCTGGCGCTGGCGCTGGTGGCCGGACCGCTCGGCTCGTTTGTGGTGTGGCGGCGCATGGCCTATTTCGGCGACACCCTGTCCCACGCCGCGCTGCTCGGCGTGGCCTTGGGCTTTCTGCTGGATGTCAGCCCGACGGTAGCGGTGACGGTCGGTTGCCTGCTGCTGGCGGTGCTGCTGGTGACGCTGCAACAGCGCCAGCCACTGGCGTCCGACACGCTGTTGGGAATTCTTGCGCCGAGCACGCTCTCTCTCGGCCTGGTGGTACTAAGCTTCATGCATGAAGTGCGGATCGACCTGATGGCCTATCTGTTTGGCGATCTGCTGGCGATCAGTCCGAGCGACCTGGCGTGGATCCTCGGCGGCACCGCGGCGGTGCTGGTGTTGCTGGTGACGCTATGGCGGCCACTGCTGGCGGTCACCGTGCACGAAGAGCTGGCGCGGGTCGAGGGCCTGCCGGTTGCGGGTTTACGCTTGGCGCTGATGCTGTTGATCGCGGTGGTGATCGCGGTGGCGATGAAAATCGTCGGGGTATTGTTGATCACTTCGCTGCTGATCATTCCGGCCGCTGCGGCACAGCGTCACGCCCGTTCGCCGGAGCAGATGGCCCTGGGCGCGAGCCTGCTGGGCATGCTCGCGGTGTGCGGCGGGCTGGCATTGTCATGGTTCAAGGACACCCCGGCGGGGCCGTCGATCGTGGTGACGGCGGCCGCGCTGTTTCTGTTGAGTTTTGTTCTGCCCCGTCGTGGGGTGTAG
- a CDS encoding PA5502 family lipoprotein, whose protein sequence is MKPFASRYLLLVAFSVLLGACQSTPPVAEVPDARATAIAQLEQSLASSELATAEDQLAALQAATPNDQSLEQYQRQLAEAYLRRSQIVLQKGDVNAAATALSRARALMPKAPALTGGVNGAITEARKAELEKAEAALLAAEARTKARVIDPTAESTTVALNIGDIHKLQRQLDAIAADVVNYECAVSIQAPRTADYPWLATLLTKRVKKLDPEFDLQIEKQILRTVPAQMVLSPRKP, encoded by the coding sequence ATGAAGCCGTTCGCCTCCCGTTATCTGCTCCTTGTCGCATTTTCAGTGCTGCTGGGCGCCTGCCAAAGTACGCCGCCGGTGGCTGAAGTCCCGGATGCGCGGGCTACGGCCATCGCACAGCTGGAGCAAAGCCTGGCCAGCAGCGAACTGGCCACCGCCGAAGACCAGTTGGCCGCGTTGCAGGCCGCAACCCCCAACGATCAATCCCTCGAGCAATACCAACGGCAATTGGCCGAGGCGTATCTGCGCCGCAGCCAGATCGTCCTGCAGAAAGGCGATGTCAACGCTGCCGCCACTGCATTGAGCCGTGCCCGCGCCCTGATGCCTAAGGCGCCCGCACTGACTGGCGGCGTCAACGGTGCGATCACCGAAGCGCGCAAGGCCGAGCTGGAAAAGGCTGAAGCGGCGCTGCTGGCTGCCGAAGCCCGGACGAAAGCCAGGGTCATCGACCCGACTGCTGAAAGCACCACGGTTGCGTTGAACATCGGCGATATTCACAAGCTGCAGCGACAGCTCGATGCGATCGCCGCCGATGTGGTGAATTATGAGTGCGCCGTCAGCATCCAGGCCCCGCGTACCGCGGATTATCCGTGGCTGGCGACCTTGCTGACCAAGCGAGTGAAGAAGCTCGATCCTGAGTTTGATTTGCAAATCGAGAAGCAGATCTTGCGCACGGTGCCGGCGCAGATGGTGTTGAGCCCGCGTAAACCGTAA
- the katE gene encoding catalase HPII, with protein sequence MSIKKPAPDKSEMAGTDTPDRANTNAKLDSLEEFRSDATGQALRTNQGVKIADNQNTLKAGPRGPSLLEDFIMREKITHFDHERIPERIVHARGTGAHGFFQTYENHAALTKAGFLQDPGKKTPVFVRFSTVQGPRGSGDTVRDVRGFAVKFFTDEGNFDLVGNNMPVFFIQDAIKFPDFVHAVKPEPHNEIPTGGSAHDTFWDFVSLVPESAHMVIWAMSDRAIPKSLRSMQGFGVHTFRLINAEGKSRFVKFHWRPTAGTCSLVWDEAQKLAGKDTDYHRRDLWEAIEMGDYPEWELGVQIVEEENEHDFDFDILDPTKIIPEEIVPITPLGKMTLNRNPDNFFAETEQVAFCPGHIVPGIDFSNDPLLQGRLFSYTDTQISRLGGPNFHELPINRPVAPFHNGQRDAQHRTTIDKGRASYEPNSIDGGWPKETPPAAQDGGFESYPERIDAAKIRQRSESFSDHFSQARLFFNSMSEHEKEHIIAAYSFELGKVEREFIRAREVNEILANIDLTLAKRVAENLGLPAPAKGTVEVRKTSLDQSPALSQANLLPGNIKTRKVAILAANGVDAAAIDAMKQALEAQGAHAKLLGPTSAPVKTADGKALPVDASMEGMPSIAFDAVFVPGGAASITALSGDGVALHYLLEAYKHLKAIVLHGEAKQLQDLLKLDADAGLLQGADVGALTKPFFAAIGEHRVWAREPKAKAIPA encoded by the coding sequence ATGAGCATCAAAAAGCCTGCACCCGATAAAAGCGAAATGGCCGGGACCGATACCCCGGATCGCGCCAACACCAACGCCAAGCTCGACAGCCTGGAAGAATTCCGTTCCGACGCCACCGGTCAGGCACTGCGCACCAACCAGGGCGTGAAGATCGCAGACAACCAGAACACTCTGAAAGCCGGGCCGCGCGGGCCTTCGCTGCTGGAAGATTTCATCATGCGTGAAAAGATCACGCACTTTGACCATGAGCGGATTCCAGAGCGCATCGTCCATGCGCGCGGCACCGGCGCGCACGGTTTCTTTCAGACTTACGAGAACCATGCAGCGCTGACCAAGGCTGGTTTCCTACAGGACCCGGGCAAGAAAACCCCGGTGTTCGTGCGCTTTTCCACCGTGCAAGGGCCACGTGGTTCCGGCGACACCGTGCGTGACGTGCGCGGCTTTGCGGTGAAATTCTTTACCGACGAGGGCAACTTCGACCTGGTCGGCAACAACATGCCGGTGTTCTTCATTCAGGACGCGATCAAGTTTCCTGACTTCGTACACGCGGTGAAACCCGAGCCGCACAACGAAATCCCGACCGGCGGCTCGGCTCACGACACGTTCTGGGATTTCGTTTCGCTGGTGCCGGAATCGGCGCACATGGTCATCTGGGCGATGTCCGACCGGGCGATCCCGAAAAGCCTGCGCAGCATGCAGGGTTTCGGCGTGCACACCTTCCGCCTGATCAATGCCGAAGGCAAATCGCGCTTCGTCAAATTCCATTGGCGCCCGACTGCCGGCACCTGCTCGCTGGTGTGGGACGAGGCGCAGAAGCTCGCCGGTAAAGATACCGACTACCACCGTCGCGACCTGTGGGAAGCGATCGAGATGGGTGATTACCCGGAATGGGAACTGGGCGTGCAGATCGTCGAAGAAGAGAACGAACACGACTTCGACTTCGACATCCTCGACCCGACCAAGATCATTCCCGAAGAAATCGTGCCGATCACGCCGCTGGGCAAAATGACCCTGAACCGCAACCCGGACAACTTCTTCGCGGAAACCGAGCAGGTCGCCTTCTGCCCGGGCCACATCGTGCCGGGTATCGACTTCTCCAACGATCCGCTGCTGCAAGGTCGGCTGTTTTCCTACACCGACACGCAGATCAGCCGACTCGGTGGGCCGAACTTCCATGAGCTGCCGATCAACCGTCCGGTGGCGCCGTTCCATAACGGCCAGCGCGATGCACAACACCGCACCACCATCGACAAGGGCCGCGCTTCCTACGAGCCGAACTCGATCGACGGTGGCTGGCCGAAAGAGACCCCGCCGGCGGCACAGGACGGTGGTTTCGAGAGCTATCCAGAGCGCATCGACGCGGCGAAGATCCGTCAGCGCAGCGAATCGTTCAGCGATCACTTCTCCCAGGCCCGTTTGTTCTTCAACAGCATGAGCGAGCACGAGAAAGAGCACATCATTGCCGCCTACAGCTTCGAGCTGGGCAAGGTCGAGCGTGAATTCATTCGTGCCCGTGAGGTGAACGAGATCCTCGCCAATATCGACCTGACCCTGGCCAAACGCGTGGCGGAGAACCTCGGTTTGCCGGCGCCAGCCAAAGGCACGGTCGAAGTACGCAAGACCTCGCTGGACCAATCACCAGCGCTGAGCCAGGCCAACCTGCTGCCGGGCAATATCAAGACGCGCAAAGTGGCGATCCTTGCTGCCAACGGCGTTGATGCTGCAGCCATCGATGCGATGAAACAGGCGCTGGAAGCGCAAGGCGCCCATGCGAAACTGCTCGGCCCGACCTCGGCACCAGTGAAAACCGCTGATGGCAAGGCATTGCCGGTGGATGCGTCGATGGAAGGCATGCCTTCAATTGCGTTCGACGCCGTGTTCGTGCCGGGTGGCGCAGCGTCGATTACCGCGTTGAGCGGTGACGGTGTGGCGCTGCATTACCTGCTCGAGGCGTACAAGCACCTGAAGGCGATCGTACTGCACGGCGAGGCCAAGCAACTGCAGGACTTGTTGAAGCTGGATGCGGATGCGGGGTTGTTGCAGGGCGCTGATGTCGGCGCGTTGACCAAGCCGTTCTTTGCCGCGATCGGCGAGCATCGTGTCTGGGCGCGGGAGCCTAAGGCCAAGGCGATTCCAGCGTAA
- a CDS encoding methionine ABC transporter ATP-binding protein yields the protein MIEFQNVHKTYRVAGKDIPALHPTSLAIENGQVFGLIGHSGAGKSTLLRLINRLEDSSGGKIIVDGEEVTALDANGLRRFRQQVGMIFQHFNLLASKTVADNVALPLTLAGELSSSEINQRVAELLARVGLSDHAKKYPAQLSGGQKQRVGIARALATKPKILLCDEATSALDPQTTASVLQLLAEINRELKLTIVLITHEMDVIRRVCDQVAVMDAGVIVEQGPVADVFLHPQHPTTKRFVQESEQIDESEQRDDFAHVPGRIVRLTFQGEATYAPLLGTVARETGVDYSILAGRIDRIKDIPYGQLTLAVTGGDMEAAFARFTAADVHMEVLR from the coding sequence GTGATCGAGTTTCAAAACGTCCACAAGACTTACCGCGTCGCCGGTAAGGATATTCCCGCGCTGCACCCGACCAGTCTCGCCATCGAGAACGGCCAGGTGTTCGGCCTGATTGGCCATTCCGGTGCGGGCAAAAGTACCCTGCTGCGTCTGATCAATCGCCTGGAAGACTCCAGTGGCGGCAAGATCATCGTCGACGGCGAAGAAGTCACCGCACTGGACGCCAACGGCCTGCGCCGTTTCCGCCAGCAGGTCGGGATGATCTTCCAGCACTTCAACCTGCTCGCCTCCAAGACAGTGGCCGACAACGTTGCCTTGCCGCTGACCCTGGCCGGTGAGCTGTCGAGTAGTGAAATCAACCAGCGCGTGGCCGAGTTGCTGGCGCGTGTCGGTTTGTCCGACCACGCGAAAAAGTACCCGGCGCAATTGTCCGGCGGCCAGAAACAGCGCGTCGGCATCGCCCGTGCGCTGGCGACCAAACCGAAGATTCTGCTGTGCGACGAGGCCACCAGCGCCCTCGATCCGCAGACCACCGCGTCGGTCCTGCAGCTGCTGGCGGAAATCAACCGCGAATTGAAACTGACCATCGTCCTGATCACCCACGAGATGGACGTGATCCGTCGCGTCTGCGACCAGGTCGCGGTGATGGACGCCGGCGTGATCGTCGAGCAGGGGCCAGTGGCCGATGTGTTCCTGCATCCGCAGCACCCGACCACCAAGCGTTTCGTCCAGGAAAGCGAGCAGATCGACGAAAGCGAACAGCGTGACGATTTCGCTCACGTGCCGGGTCGTATCGTGCGTCTGACCTTCCAGGGCGAAGCGACCTACGCGCCGTTGCTCGGCACCGTCGCCCGGGAGACCGGCGTCGACTACAGCATCCTCGCCGGTCGCATCGACCGCATCAAAGACATTCCGTACGGGCAACTGACCCTCGCTGTCACCGGTGGCGACATGGAGGCGGCGTTCGCCCGCTTCACCGCCGCTGACGTTCACATGGAGGTGTTGCGCTAA
- a CDS encoding methionine ABC transporter permease codes for MFDAAIKQYDAAIEAIKLFFQNIDWLEIGLATNDTMLMLGGSLLFTVLLGLPLGVLLFLCSPRQLLENRVLYAVLSVMVNILRSLPFIILLIVMIPFTVLITGTSLGVAGAIPPLVVGATPFFARLVETALREVDRGIIEATQSMGATTRQIIMNALLPEARPGIFAAITVTAITLVSYTAMAGVVGAGGLGDLAIRFGYQRFQTDVMIVTVVLLLILVQVLQMVGDRLVVHFSRK; via the coding sequence ATGTTTGACGCTGCAATCAAGCAGTACGACGCTGCGATAGAAGCCATCAAACTGTTCTTCCAGAACATTGACTGGCTCGAAATCGGCCTGGCCACCAACGACACCATGCTGATGCTCGGTGGCTCGCTGTTGTTCACCGTTCTGCTCGGTCTGCCGCTGGGCGTGCTGCTGTTTCTCTGCAGCCCGCGTCAGTTGCTGGAGAACCGGGTCCTCTACGCGGTCCTGTCGGTGATGGTGAACATCTTGCGTTCGCTGCCGTTCATCATTCTGCTGATCGTGATGATCCCGTTCACCGTGCTGATCACCGGCACCTCGCTGGGTGTGGCCGGTGCGATCCCACCACTGGTGGTGGGTGCCACACCGTTCTTCGCACGTCTGGTGGAAACCGCGCTGCGCGAAGTCGATCGCGGCATCATCGAAGCGACCCAGTCGATGGGCGCGACCACGCGGCAGATCATCATGAACGCCTTGCTGCCGGAAGCACGTCCGGGCATCTTCGCAGCGATTACGGTGACAGCGATTACACTGGTGTCCTACACGGCGATGGCCGGTGTGGTCGGCGCCGGTGGTCTGGGCGACCTGGCGATCCGTTTCGGCTACCAGCGTTTCCAGACCGACGTGATGATCGTCACCGTGGTGCTGCTGTTGATTCTGGTGCAGGTGCTGCAAATGGTCGGCGACCGTCTGGTCGTGCATTTCTCGCGCAAATAA
- a CDS encoding MetQ/NlpA family ABC transporter substrate-binding protein: protein MKKLIAAFAAVAAFSAHAETLTVAATPVPHAEILEFVKPALAKEGVDLKVKVFTDYIQPNVQVAEKRLDANFFQHQPYLDEFNKAKGTDLVAVTGVHLEPLGAYSSKLKKIEELPSGANVVIPNDATNGGRALMLLAKAGVITLKDPTNILSTLKDIATNPKDLKFRELEAATIPRVLTQVDLALINTNYALEAKLDPSKDALVIEGNDSPYVNILVSRQDNKDSDAMKKLAAALHSPQVKQFITEKYKGAVLPAF, encoded by the coding sequence ATGAAAAAACTGATCGCTGCTTTCGCTGCCGTTGCTGCGTTTTCGGCCCACGCCGAAACCCTGACCGTCGCCGCCACCCCGGTGCCGCACGCGGAAATCCTCGAGTTCGTCAAACCGGCCCTGGCCAAAGAAGGCGTGGATCTTAAGGTCAAGGTCTTCACCGACTACATTCAGCCAAACGTCCAAGTCGCGGAAAAGCGCCTCGACGCGAACTTCTTCCAGCACCAGCCGTACCTTGATGAGTTCAATAAGGCCAAGGGCACTGATCTGGTCGCTGTGACCGGCGTGCACCTGGAACCGCTGGGTGCATACTCAAGCAAGCTTAAAAAAATCGAAGAGCTGCCTAGCGGTGCGAACGTGGTAATCCCGAACGACGCCACCAACGGCGGCCGTGCACTGATGCTGCTGGCCAAGGCGGGCGTGATCACCCTCAAGGACCCGACCAATATCCTTTCGACCCTCAAGGACATCGCGACGAACCCGAAAGACCTGAAGTTCCGTGAGCTGGAAGCCGCGACCATCCCGCGCGTTCTGACCCAGGTCGATCTGGCGCTGATCAACACCAACTACGCGCTGGAAGCCAAGCTCGATCCGTCCAAGGACGCGCTGGTGATCGAAGGCAACGACTCGCCGTACGTGAACATCCTCGTGTCTCGCCAGGACAACAAGGACAGCGACGCGATGAAGAAACTGGCGGCTGCCCTGCACAGCCCGCAAGTGAAGCAATTCATTACCGAGAAGTACAAAGGCGCGGTGTTGCCGGCGTTCTGA
- a CDS encoding SCO family protein: MTRTQKTVFILVAVIALILGLTVNKVLSGKGQGDPTALIDAGIILLPQSRNLPDVTMTDQDGKPVAIDELKGKWSLLFFGYTFCPDICPTTLAQLRQIKSELPKEAVDKLQIVLVSVDPNRDTPKQLKQYLGYFDPQFIGLTPSSIEELQKVANAVSIPFIPADTSKPNYTVDHSGNLAVIGPDGTQRGFIRAPLNNAKLVAQLPGMLERK; this comes from the coding sequence ATGACCCGAACCCAGAAAACCGTCTTCATCCTCGTCGCAGTGATCGCGTTGATCCTCGGGCTTACCGTCAACAAGGTGCTGAGCGGCAAAGGCCAGGGCGACCCGACTGCACTGATCGACGCCGGGATCATCCTGCTGCCGCAGAGCCGTAACCTGCCGGACGTGACCATGACCGATCAGGACGGCAAACCGGTGGCGATCGATGAGTTGAAAGGCAAATGGAGCCTGTTGTTCTTTGGCTACACCTTCTGCCCGGACATCTGCCCGACCACGCTGGCACAACTGCGGCAGATCAAGAGTGAATTGCCGAAAGAGGCTGTGGACAAGTTGCAGATCGTGTTGGTCAGCGTTGACCCCAACCGCGACACGCCGAAACAGTTGAAGCAGTACCTGGGCTACTTCGATCCGCAGTTCATTGGCCTGACGCCTTCATCTATCGAAGAGCTGCAGAAGGTCGCGAACGCGGTGAGCATTCCGTTCATTCCGGCCGATACCAGCAAGCCGAATTACACCGTTGATCACAGCGGCAACCTTGCGGTGATCGGCCCGGACGGCACGCAGCGCGGGTTTATTCGGGCGCCGTTGAACAACGCCAAACTGGTGGCGCAACTGCCGGGGATGCTTGAGCGCAAGTGA
- the cyoE gene encoding heme o synthase, with protein sequence MASLIGERAAQALWRDYLELTKPKVVVLMLITSLVGMFLATRAGVPWTVLVFGNLGIALCAGGAAAVNHVVDRRIDAVMARTHKRPLAEGRVSPAAALTFALVLALLGQALLLTFTNQLTAWLTLASLLGYAVVYTGFLKRATPQNIVIGGLAGAAPPLLGWTAATGHVSAEPLLLVLIIFAWTPPHFWALAIHRKEEYAKADIPMLPVTHGEHYTKVHILLYTFALLAVSLLPYVIHMSGVLYLVSALALGARFLQWAVVLYRGTRPHAAINTFKYSIYYLFLLFIALLVDHYLLLNL encoded by the coding sequence ATGGCGAGTCTGATCGGCGAGCGTGCGGCGCAAGCGCTGTGGCGCGATTATCTGGAGCTGACCAAACCGAAAGTCGTGGTGCTGATGCTGATCACTTCGCTGGTCGGCATGTTCCTCGCCACCCGCGCGGGCGTGCCGTGGACGGTGCTGGTGTTCGGCAATCTGGGCATCGCCCTGTGCGCCGGCGGCGCGGCGGCGGTCAATCATGTGGTCGACCGGCGCATCGATGCAGTGATGGCGCGCACGCACAAACGCCCACTGGCCGAAGGCCGGGTTTCACCGGCGGCGGCGCTGACCTTCGCTCTGGTGCTGGCATTGCTCGGCCAGGCGCTGCTGCTGACCTTCACCAATCAACTGACCGCGTGGCTGACCCTCGCCTCGCTGCTCGGTTACGCCGTGGTCTACACCGGCTTTCTCAAACGTGCGACGCCGCAGAACATCGTCATCGGCGGCCTCGCGGGCGCAGCCCCACCGCTGCTCGGCTGGACCGCCGCCACCGGCCATGTCAGCGCCGAACCGCTGTTGCTGGTGCTGATCATCTTCGCCTGGACCCCGCCGCATTTCTGGGCGCTGGCGATTCATCGCAAGGAGGAATACGCCAAGGCCGACATTCCGATGCTGCCGGTCACTCACGGCGAGCACTACACCAAAGTGCACATTCTGCTGTACACCTTTGCGTTGCTGGCAGTGAGCCTCTTGCCCTACGTGATTCACATGAGCGGCGTGCTGTATCTGGTCAGTGCGCTGGCGTTGGGCGCAAGGTTTCTGCAATGGGCCGTGGTGCTGTACCGTGGCACTCGGCCGCACGCGGCGATCAACACCTTCAAGTACTCTATTTATTACTTGTTCCTGTTGTTCATCGCCCTGCTCGTAGACCACTACTTACTGTTGAACCTATGA